The segment CACCCTTTTAAAAATGGAAGTTAAGACAGGCCATCTGCCCATTGCACTGGCGTCCTGGGAGACATTAGCGAGAGGGGTGTCAGAGCCCTGTACTCCTCTAGCATTCCCCCATGTAACATGATCAATGAGGATCATTAGTCCAGCCTGAGCTGGGTCACCTCTAGGCACTCAGCTGCTGTATGCCAGCTTTTGGGAGTCCTCTGGGTGACAGTACAATTTGTGCAAAGTGCCAAAGTCTGAAATAAATTTAGATTTAAACTTATTACCAACTACAGTAAATTCAATGCATGCAGTCCATATGCCATGTATGAAAGAATGAAAGTCAAAATATGGAGCAATCAGTCGAAAAATTTGGCTGAGTCATTCAGAACTAATCAAATTTCCTTCTGAAGACATGATAAGAGAACGGCAATCGAAGAAATCTACTGGTTCTTATTTTTTCATCCatgtacaccaaagacacatTTCCCCACCAGCTAGGAATGACTTTGATGTGGGCCAAGTTTTTGCTGGCAAACAGATGCTGCTGACCCAAGGCCAAGCGATAATATATCTTACTTGTTGACTACACACTACAGTATTTCCTGGGGCAAGTCAAAACATGTCTTATCAATGAGTCATAATGGCAGTGAAAAGGATACAGTTTATTTTGTATGGGCTCATCACTAGAGCAGGAGATTTACAGTAGAGTCAATAGGAAAAGCAAAGGAATACCTAATTCAAATGGATCTCTTTCCTGTCTATATGTAGAATTCCCAATGTCCCTTACATGGACTTGGGGTGAAATGTAATGCCACTATCTGCATCTTTAGTACTCCAAAAATTCATATATGGATCTCTATTCATATTAAGTGTGGGTATGGCCTACTAATGcccagaaacactggaaaaaaaactcagaagtaaaaaaaaaaagctgacagTATGGTGTGTGAGAATTATATATCACTAAAGTTCATTACTGGtctcaaatactttttttattttattgtctgCTGTTCCAATACAcagttgttatttttgttatttttgtttgtacatgCCTGTgctattttctaacaaatttggTTGGCTCTATTTCCCAATATAGCTACAGCAGTAGCCTAAAAACCAACCAATTTAAACCAGACACTTAGTAAGGGCTGCTACACATTCACATTAATGAATGTGGAGCCTTATATACACACCTATTACATATGCCTATTATAAAGTAAAATTTCGCATTGGTATGACCTTTTTGTTGCATGCTGCAGGATCCCTGTCCCAATGGTATCTAGTCTCAAATAGAGGCCCTTTCTGTTAAGCTTTCAAAATACAATCACAAAACCTGATTAATGTGCCACCTATTCACATCTGTAGTTATAGTTGTTTAGAATATATTATCTGTTCAATCCGATTAATGCATTCATGTTCATTTGCATCCCTAATATGCAGACATTGTTTCAGAGGACAATTGTTTGCACAGGTTTCCCACCTATGGTGAgccttgcaaaaaaaaaaaaaaaaaaaacacccctgTTAATCTGAACACAGTCACTTTATCAAGTGAGGAACGCATTTGATGTCCCACTGGGACTGCCAAGGCAGTAAAGGGGAAATACTCCTCTCCAGTAAAGCCTTCCTCTTAGTTATTAGTCCCATTTAGTGATGTCCATCTGGTCTATAAAACCAAACAGGCCAGATGTACAGCCATGCCACATTCTTGAGTTTTCCAGAGAAATCAGAGAAGTGTTTCTGATGGGAGCACATTGACATTCAAGGAATGTGCTTTAACCACTACCTTATGTTTTGAGGTACAAAAtctgaggtgaggtgaggtgaggtgaaaaTCTGATATCACCATATCGCCATTCAAATTGCCTGGAGAATATGACTCATACAGTGTGAACTGTGATTAAGACACAGTGCAATGTCTGTAATAGGCCTGTTTTGTCAGAGATTAAAAGTTCTCAAGTAGTTCCTCACCAGGATTAACTCATCCCCTCTCAGCTCTCGAGTCCAGTATGTCTTCGGTCCATTTCCATCCAACAGTGTCTGCCTACAGGCGATCTTATTTTCCGTCTCCCATGTGGCCAGGCTCTGTGAATAACTCAAAGGTTAATGATACTGGAGAGAAATAAAGCCCTGGTCGGCAAATCAATAGTGACATAAATTACAGGGCTTTAATATTGCGCTTAGAACTACTTTCAGCCTGCAAAATTGTGATATCAGcataaaaataatgtttgtgcAGACATTCCATGAGGACATCAAAGCCTGAAAGGCCACTGATCTGAAAGTGTGATTCATAAGAGTGCTGAGTCGAGGGCACCGTCACAGTTGACCCTGCTACATCATCACAGCTTGGCTATGAGTCACTGCAATATTTCTCCCTTTATAAAGCAACAGAACAGCTGCATGAGTGCCCCTTGGGGCTTCTGAACTTTCCCCAGACAGTGGAATCATCAGTGCATGTCTTCCTGTAACCCATGGTGATGTGGCCCCACAGTTTACTAATACAATAGAAACTTCTTTTCATGTTTCATTAAAGTCCTTAGGAAAACCAATTAATAAAATTGgtaacatttacacacagagtTCATAGGGCTACATAGAATTTACTGTGGGGTCCGGTGGGgttttattttgcattcttttctaatttaattcaaccatttcattacaaattatattatcaacaacaacatgaatgaaaatatttacatgaatttgaATTTACATGAATGAGTTTCTGTgtatttggtatgtcccctttttgctttaatgacagtgtgcacttgaGCTGggatggactccacaagtttgtgcgaAAGCTTATTATCGTAAGTGCAGAAtgttgagatatatatatatatatatatatatatatatatatatatatatatatatatatatatatatatatatctcaacattctgcacttacactggctctttgcttgtatttcctcatttgtaagtcgctttggataaaagagtctgctaaatgaataaatgtaaatgtgaatccAGCAGATGTCATAACACAACCTTATGACAACATATCTGTCACTTGATGAGTGTTATGTTCACTTGAAATCAAAGTTAAGAAGAAAGTTTCAGCTATATGAATGTTTATGCTGGTTTACGTTAGTTGTAATGACTAACGTTAGTTGTAATGGCTTGTGTAGGTGTCATGTAGGTTTATGAACATTACCCTCAAGTAAAGTGTTACCGTAAAATGAATGCATCTAATTAAAAGAACAGATAAGTTGGGGTGAAACgtggctgtttttttgttttcatgtagCCATTAAAAATCAGTAGTCAAAAAGGTTAGCTAGTAAAACCACCACCAGACTGACCAACATGAAGATTTAGGCAAAGACCAGCCTGTGCTTTTACAGCCAGGAACCAAGAGGGACTTATTTCTGACCCGATATAGTAGCACTGATCACTTTCTAACTGATGCATTGTTTATTCTTTATTGTTAATTTGTACAACTATCAAGTATCTATCAATGTATCAAATAATATGCttaaaaaaactttattcttttACCTGATGATTACCTTGGTTTTCACTTTATGCAATCAACAAGATGTTATTTAAAGTTGCATGAATAATTATCCACTATAATAATTACTACAGATGTGGCAAAAGTACCCAAAACCAAGTTAAAGGAGAAAAGTATAAACCTTTAAATCTACTTAAAGTatgaatgcaaaataataagaaagaaaaagacctCTGTTTTACAGCACAGTCTCATTTTAGTTTTCTTTGGTGTGCCTCTATCACCAAGAAATCATTAGCTAAGGCTAGCTAACATCAGCTTTGTCTCTAATCTATCTTGAAAATGGTGGTAGGTTCGGCCAAATATACCACTGGCAGAGCTTTCTTGACCTGCCTTGCATCTACTACATCAAGCAGTGTAGAGAGTGTAGATCTCACACTAATTCAAACCACAAACTGTTCTCCATTCTGTGTTCAGGAAAAGGCTTTAAAATATGAGAGCAAGTACAGAAAGACTCAGGAGAAGCTACTCCCCACAGACAGTCTGCATTCTCAATCAAAAAATACCCCCAGGTAGCAATCTGATATTTTACCTATGTCTATTTTGGGAAGCTATGTTGGCTAAGCAACATTGAGTCAACTTTGGGCAAGTGATTTTGGCAAAGGAGCAGTTTTTCATAATTAGCATGCCAATGTGGGCCTGATGTTGGCCCAACAGACTGGCAGATGTGGGCCAGTATTGGCATGGTTGATTTACCAATTCTGTCAGCCCTGTTTGCCCAGTGTTGGCATCATACCTTGACCAAAGTGAAGGCTGATTTTGGCCAGCATTGGCAAGTTGCTGAAAATCTGCTGGCCCAATCTTGGCCCAATggacaaaatgattaaaaaatgacAGCCCGATGGAATGGCTTATGGACCAACATCAGTTTGCTACCTAGGACTTCTGTCTATTTACTGGATATTTACTGGATATACTGCATTTTAAGGAGAGGTGACTCATCTCACCAtcatctctccccatctctgCTCTCTGGGTTCCACATCATGCACACATTGAACATAAATCAAAACTCAATGCACAACATCAAACTCATGTTTACGTGTAGTTGTATGTAATCATGTATATCTCGCAGATGTGTCTTGTCTTCCTGTGTATATATTGTACACATTGCATAGAAAATAGTTATTCTATACTATTTTCTACAATTGTATTGTATAGTGTAACACCTGAGCACCTTATCCTCTCTTGTATAACCTACTGTATGCGTACATCTACCTCATAATACGTTGCACAGTTTACAAAGCGTACCACAAATAATTTCACCATAAAGAGATTATATTCTGTATAGCTCTCTGTATGTAACAAATAAAGGTTGAATTgaaattaaattgaatgaatCTCTCAAATATGATATAGTTTGATTATAACTCTGGTGATACAAATTAGCGGACACAATACAAACTGCCTTGATAAATAACGTGTACAAATCAGCGGATAGATTACAGTGATTACAGGCGTTAtgtctcattctcactgtcAAATCTGTTAAATATACTTTATAAATATGATTATAGAGAAATGTTCTgatgctgagaaaaaaaaacagttgagaTTTTTCttgtcagaaaaaaaaccctatacAAGTACAGTAACAAAGTAATTGTGTTACTTTCCACATCTGACATCTGTGCATAAAGTGATATTAACTGAGAAGCTCATCAAATCTATTAATGTCTAGCAGATTAAGAGGCAAGGATGGGGTTGTCTTTGATTAGTCTTGATAAATCAGGCATAGATCTGTCTGTGTATGGTCGTAACAATAGACTGAAGCTTAGAACTAGCGGACAGATTTGCCGGCAAAAGTGAGCATCCTTTCTCAAGTTCAGCAAAAAGGTCATGTGATGATCACATGTTGATTCTGTCAGAAGCCAGTTTTGACTGGCTTTTCCAATCATTTGATCAGCCAAATCATAGACCATCTCTTAGTATTAGTCATGATTAATCATATTAACTGCTCTCAAAAGCATCAGCTTAGTTTTTCCATGAAGAACGGTGCATCATCTGTCCTCAAGAAGGAATCAGCAATAAAACTGCGCAAATGCATTACAAAACATTCCCTTTAAGTCATTACTGTATCTGGCCTGCACAATAATAGCAAATATCATTGTAGCTCATTAAAACAAGGAATTAGTGGGTATTGAAAGTCTCTTCTCTCCCCTTGGATTTTTAATTTGGTTCAAGTAAAGCAAAGTAAAATTCCCTTATTTAGTacttttatgtttcaaacagctAGCAAAAAGTAGATTAGCCTCAAATGGTCAACTTTGTTATGCTGTTTAGCAAACTGTGATAGAGGGTTCATAAAACTGCTACTgataaaaataaggaaaaataaattATGACATTAAAATACATGAGGCATGGTggcatttacaaaaaaattaaaatattttaaatcatatatatatatatatatatatatatatatatatatatatatatatatatatatatatatatatatatgaaacaaaaCTGATATGAGTaagttaatgataatgagtgtttattgatcacatatacattacagcacagtgagattcttttcttcgcataccccagcatgttaggaagtttcGGTCAGAGcgtagggtcagccatgatacagcacccctggagcagagagggttaagggccttgcttaagggcccaatagtggcagcttggcagtgctgaggcccgaacccccgaccttccgatcagtaacacAGAGCTTTAATGACCAAGCCAAACCACTGCCCCTTAAGTTAAATAGAATTATCATCtcttcaaaattcaaaatgacttaTACAGTATAATCATATATGGCACTTAAGGATTATCCCAGTGGTCTGTGATTACCTTGCATTTTCGTCCATCCACTGTTTCCTCATTGAACTCCACTCCTATCTGAAAGTTGATTTCCGTGGTCCTGACGGTGGTCGAGGTCTTAATGTAGAACTGCTCTCCATTCTGACGGATTTCCACTGAGGGCTTGGACGCTGCAGCACAGGCCACTTTCCGTAGCATGGCATTCACCCCTACATACAATATTAAACAATCTAAAATACAATATCAAATATAACATACaatttataccacagagctgttgaattcttgagtctgattggtcagaaggtggatTCATTTTTTTACAGCATGGAAAGTAGtttggctgcaaggcaaatcacaggtttatattaaagtacTCTTTCTTATATGTCATTTGTATGGTAACAACTAATTCACATGGACTTATGTGGCTAAAATGGctaaaacgtaaaaaaaaatatatttttttatgtaatgtaCGTAATTGCTAATATGGTCAAGTTTTCACCATAAACCATTtttggaagaagtctccagtgtcagcaacAGACATGAACTTTCCAGACATGGGAAAGTTTCCCAGTAAGGAGACAagcttcgttttttttttttccgtcttTTTAAtatcaagagagaaaaaaagacactggtgagggaacaactgtttataactgttacAAGTGAAAACAGTAACTAACTTgctttgtggatgttccacaacattaaaaataactataaatggataacaGACGTACAGtatgttaattaacaaaaaatattgttaaAGTTGACAaattgtggtgtaagaggagtaaaacacttcaggacatgctggtATTGGAAAATAAACACCTCaacccattgttgattattttccttgttGTATCATAAAAATCAGGTTAAAAATGACTAATAAAGAGATTCATGTAACAGTGAACCAATTCATATTAATTTAACATATTAAGGTACTAAAATCTCACAGCAAAGCATTTCTATTGTAAGTTAAAGGACTGTATTTCAAAGTCATGTTAAATTCCCCTGTTTCTCTTTCCTGAATGTACTTCATGCTTGGTACACTTATGTGATTTGTCTTTTCTATGCAAAGGGAAGATATGAATCATTTTTGTGGTACTTTCTGTTGACCAAGCAGGAAAAATGAGAACTATGTGACATGATTGACACATTTTTCTCAGCCATAAGAGGGATTCATGGTTTTTCAGTACATGCCAGTGGTGTGTATGTTTCTGCATAAAAAGCCATCAACCCACCACAGAGCAGATCGTTATCAGCAGATGTTGCCAATATGGCGATGCAATGACAAGGCGTTGACTGGAAGGAATGTCATGGCTCTTGGATTTTCTGTTCTCATTGCACTTCAATAGATTGCTACACAGGCTGATTATGAACTTACTGGCTCTTGGTACACATTTCTGCTCTAAACAGTCTGGCCTCTTTACGGGGTTGTTATGCTCGTTCAAAGGGAGTTTCTTCCCCTTAAATCCTTCTTTACTCCAAAACAATGGAAAGCGCGGAGAGCCACAATCTGTGCAACTTGGAAGTGTAACCTTCAATTTTCCAAATTAATTCGTTTTAGTTGCTCAAGAACTTGTGCTGAGTCATCAACCCAAAATGTTGGGGTGTGATAATTAAATACAGATTGCTGTTTGCAGCACAAACTTTATGACTTCAACCAGAAAAAGGTCTTCATtatctaaataaacaaacacaaaaaatacaTCAGCATTTCATTACGCCTTGCATAATGAAGCCTTTTTAAAAGACTTTTTGAAGTCTATttcaaaactaaattaaaaaatttgtgttattttgactgttttttttttttttaatctacccAGGGCCAAAAAACTTCTTTACTTCTTTAAACTGAGAATTTGAATAAGAAAGAAATGTGCTTCCAAAGAAACAAAGGCAGTGCAACAGGCTGAGAATAAAAGTGATTTACTCTTCACACCACTTAATCCCTGAATATGCTACTGAAAAACCAAGAGGACAGGAGATCACTGGCGAGACAGAGGAAATAAATGACTCCATGTGATCACAGAGCGGTCACAGTCTCCTGAATGCAAGCGCCAAAAGGATAGAATAAAACAGAAAAGGGATCTGATGTAATACTTACCGAGGGCTTTGAGAAGCTCTTCAAAATTTTCACTGCTTTTCATTTTCCAGGTCCCTGCAAAGTTAGGCATCTTTGATTGTGTCCGGTTTAAGCTACtttacaaaatgcaaaaatggtGAAACTGTCTTTATAAAAAAATCTGCGTAAATCTCAGAGGCACGTTTTCCTTCCTCTTTTCTTATTCTTCCCCTCTCATccaccctctctctgtctcactgttctgTGCTTCTCTGGACCACTTTGTGAAGACAGGGTGTGTGGAACAAGCGTCACAGCGTCCCTCCCTCCTCCCCACACTGATGCACTGACTTAGGAGTCGCTGTCCTTTAATaccttttattgtttttcctgTGCACTTATTAAAACCGAGCCTGGTGTAAATGTATACGAGATGGTCAGTTAAGTCCTTGACTTTGTCtcaaaatggaaaaagaaatcCAGAGAGGGAAATTTCATTATACATGGACATTTTATATCGGGgaattctttgttttaaatagatTATGAATGGAAATATATTGAATCATGTAGGATCCATTTTCCAGACATAGATTAAGAGTGTTTTGGGGCTAAATTATGAAATCAAATCCTTGCCCTAAGAATACGCTTTATTATATGTATGAGTTTTGGAAAAGAGCCTTATTCCATTCTCAACTTATTCTTTAATACATTTCCCAGGATAAACAATTtatccttgcaccattttccCTAACAGAGAGGAATGGGAATGATGGGAAATGGTGCCCCAGGAAATACAGGAAGAATcagagcggggggggggggtaggaaCTGAGGCCCACCCTCCTCTCCTGTCTGATTTGTTCCTTTTCTGACAGCGCTTCATTTATCTCCTTGACAAACAGCCTCCTGGACAGCACTTGATAATAAATGTATAGTGAGGCCAGAGAGCATTTTGTCTTTCCCCCAGGAAGTGTTCAGGAAAAAGAAAGCAGCCATCTATGCATGCATTCACCCTCATCAGCTGCAGTCTGTCCCATTAATCAATAGGTTTGATTTGGCTCTTTAGATGTTCTTTGTGTTTTCtcgcttttgtttttaaaagggaagtaaatgtgctacaagaCTGATTTGCATATGTATAACACCATATGCTAAACCTCTAAATTTTCTGCTAAACCACTTGGTAAACATGTTACTCAATATTAAACCATAgttctgttgaattctcaattttgattagtcagaaggtgttcattaagtttctataacagctgTTCTGTGGCAGTTGTAATTCAAATGATGGGATTATATTAATTCACTTGTtagagtataatattttttctatagtaacgtACAGTAtgcatacagtgctgtgaaaaagtatttgcagtatttcctgatttcttctgtttttgtgtatatttcgtactaaattgtttcagaatttaaaacaaaatctaagataaaacaaaagctTTCTTTTGtgagaaaacacaaaatacagtttttaaataaatgttattttttaaaaacaaaaacgttatccaataccaaccgggcctgtgtgaaaatggatTTGGCACCGTAGTTgttaattccccaaatctattaaactgcattcataatggggttcagctggactagactcaaccaggcctgattactgcaaaccctgttcaatcaaatcaaaaattaaatagaactttttcaaccgCATGAAGTTTGTTAAAAGGTCTTGCTCAGTAACACATTATGCCAAagtttaaagaaattccagaaatgatgaggaagaagttgattgaaatacatcagtctgggaagttttacaaagctatttcaaagggtCTGGGACTCTAAataaccacagtgagagccattatctccaaattgaaaaacttggcacagtagtgaaccttcacagaagtggccgaccttccaaaattcctccaagagtaCAGCAATTACACATCCAGcaaatcacaaaagagccaaggacaacatcaaaggacctacaggcctctcttgcatcaataaaggtcactctTCATaacgataatgagtctttattaatcacgtatacattacagcacagtgaaattcttttctttgcataccacagtatgtcaggaagttggggtcagagcacaggatcagctatgatacagcacccctggagcagagagggttaagggccttgctcaagggcccaacagtcacagcttggcagtgctggggcttgaacccctgaccttccaatcagtaacccagagccttaaccaccaagccaccactgccccagtcatgactccactatcagaaagacactgggcaaaaatggcccCAATGGAACAGTGGTGAggtaaaaaccactgctaacccagaagaacattaaggctcgtctgaattttgccaaaacacaccttgatgatcttcaaaccttttgggagaatgttctatggattgatgagtcgaactGTTtgggaactgtttggaagacaggtcccgttacatctggtgtaaaccaaacacagaattccacaaaaagaacatcatacctacggtcaagcatggtggtggtagtgtgatggtgtggggatgctttgctgcttcagggcctgggcaacttgcaataattgagggaaacatgaattctgctctctaccagaaaatcctaagggagaatgtccggtcttcgggccgtaaattgaaactcgaGTGCAAcaggattatgcagcaagacaataattCAAAGCATACGAGTAAGTCCTAGtgctagaagtaagtgaaagactgatctccagttattggaagcataGGGTTTTCCTTACTCTTTTCTCAGTTAAGCTACATgctgcattctgttttattaaCCTCAAGAAAGAACTAAAGGTTGGTGAGTgagcgactgtttatagctgctacaacgTAAGTAAACTCGTTTCTGCAGACGTTCcataaaattaaacaattaataaataagacattgttagcattggcaaattgctgtgttacaagagaaataaaacacttcagcacATCCTGTacttggaaaataatcaacttcagagtgTTAACAGTAAcacattttgtcattgtttattttccttcctTAGCTGTCTGTGTATTGTATGTCTTTTGACAATAATATGACTTTTTTGACTTAGTCTTAGTAAGAATACTAAATGTATTTGGACACTATTTTTGGATGCACAAGCTTTTAGTCACATCCTTCCTCGCCTGACAGACCTCAGCTGGATGTGGCATACACAATCTACAGATTAAACCACAACCCTGTCACTGACTAATGGAGGACATCCATCACCCATGAATCTCAAAAAGAGACCTGACCTTCTGTGTCAAACCTTTATCTCCTATAATATTACACTTATTCAGTGTGTCTGTATGCTTTTTTGGGCATCTGGTACAACTGTTGTCCTGTGTTCAGTCATTTATAACGCTCATGGGTGTATAGATTAAGCCCCGGGCTTTCGAGAGTGTAGGAGCCCGGACTGCACATTGATTTGATGGAAAGCAGTCTGTTAATGTTTCTCTATATCATTTGTCTGTGCTGACCTTAAGCTAATCACTGACCGAAGCATCAGACCTTCCCATTACTCATTCAGTACAGTCATATTTATCTTGTAGTAATATCTGCTTACAGGCAAAAAGCAACTTAACAAACTGTGTTAATAGTCATACATAGTAGTTAATGATATTTGTGCCATTGCTTGCAGTGGggttgtatagtatagtgtatcgtagtgttttatttaaatttatcttcttattaatttatttttatcaaaGCACTAGAAATGAAGCAAGCAGTGATAAGGACTTGAGTGCTTGAGTCATTGGGAAGCCTTGGACATGAGATGAACATGTACACTGTGTGTTACAAGGGTTTATTGCAAGTCAAAGGGGTTTCACTATCTAGTGTTCCTTCCATcttatgttttattacagtttaaacaCTTTCAGTGCCACAGGTAAAtccaaaatatatcaaatggC is part of the Ictalurus punctatus breed USDA103 chromosome 27, Coco_2.0, whole genome shotgun sequence genome and harbors:
- the crabp1b gene encoding cellular retinoic acid-binding protein 1b (The RefSeq protein has 1 substitution compared to this genomic sequence); this encodes MPNFAGTWKMKSSENFEELLKALGVNAMLRKVACAAASKPSVEIRQNGEQFYIKTSTTVRTTEINFQIGVEFNEETVDGRKCKSLATWETENNIACRQTLLDGNGPKTYWTRELRGDELILTFGADDVVCTRIYMRE